Part of the Paenibacillus aurantius genome, TGGCGTCCCCTCCAGAATCTCCTCATTCTCCAAGCCCCACAGAATCACACTCGGATGGTTCCGGTCCCGGCAAACGAGATTCTTCAGCTGGGCTAGACCTTCCGGTGAGGAGTCCAGCTTGCGGTTCTCGTCCATCACCAACATGCCCAGCCTGTCGCAAATATCCAACAGCTCAGGGGTAGGCGGATGGTGAGCGGAACGATAGGCGTTACAGCCCATTTCCTTCAGCAGCTTGATTTTGTACTCGATCAACCGGTCCGGGAGAGCGACTCCTACCCCTGCAAAGTCCTGGTGATTGCATGTTCCTTTGATCCGATAGGGCTTGCCGTTCAACAAGAACCCTATATCGGCCGTAAATTCAATCGTCCGAATGCCAAAAGGAGTCTCCAAAAGGTCCAGGATTTGTCCATCCTTCCGAAGTTCCGTTAAGGCGGTGTACAGATTGGGCTTTTCAGGAGACCATCGTTTGGGATGGGATACCTGTAAACGCTGTTCTACTTCCAAATGACCGTAGCGTTCGATATCGACCTTACGCCGCTCTTCTGCGACAATAACCCCGTCAGGATTCAACAGCCTGGTAATAAGTTCACAAGCTTGCTTGCTAAATTCCTCGTTATGAATGACGGTTCGAACCACCGTCTCCGCCTCTGTATCGGTAACCGTAGGAATCGTGATGTTGACTCCATGGTGGGCGATATGAAGCCGGCCAGTTCTCTGCAGCCATACATGACGATAGATACCGCCTCCTTCGTACCACCAGCCTTCATACTCCTCCGCATCAGCTTTGACGAATACCACGTTCCGTCCTTCGTCCCCATAACGGAGCATCGGGGTGAGATCATAATAAAAGCTTGAATATCCGCTCTGGTTCGTGCCTAACAGATGACCGTTAACCCAGACCGTCGCCTTCTTCATCACCCCATCGAAATGCAGGGTTATCTTCTTCCCTAAATCCTCTTCCGGTATGTCGAACGACTTCAAATAGCAGCCGATCCCTGTCGGCAGATAGCCATGGCTGGCGGGACGGCTGCCGATCGTCGGATCGTTCACAAACTGGCCTTCCACTACCCAATCGTGGGGAAGCGTGACCGGCTGCCACTCTATGGAGCCTTCGTCCGCATCTTTCTCTTTGTCCGCGTAGGCGATAAGCAGCCACTCGCCCTGCCCGTTCTTCTTGCAGTCGGTGACGCCGCCCGTCATTCCTGCTTTCACTGCGGTCTGAACCGGGATATCGCCTTTATGGAAAAGCCAATCCTTGTCAAAGGATTCCCGGACTCTCATTCTCATCACCTTCCCTCTCTCTTATTCGGCCCCTGCCCCTGTATCCACTTGTGAGGCTGGTGCCTCTTCTGTAACGGGTTCCGGCCAGCCGTTTCCAGCTATTCTGCGGCCGACTTCCCGAAGGATTTCGACTTCCACGGGTTGAAGGGCACCGTTGCCAACCGGGGCGATGTTTAAGAGCAGATTGCAGCGCTTGCCTAGCGTTCGGGCCAATAGATCCATCACTTCGTCCGCACTCTTGTGACCGGCCCCCTCCATATAGCCCCATCCCTTATTCTGCAGGATGGTACAGACCTCATTCCATTTGGTGATATGCTTCTGCCATACCTCTTCCGACATCCTCACCGCTTCTTCGGATGCGCCACCTTGAATCAACCGGTCCTTCAGCGGAACAAAATGAATCTCCTGCGACATGTAATCCTCATCACCGTTCACGCCTTGCTTGAAGGAGATAAGACAATGGGGTTGAAGACCCCGGATCAGGTCATACGTATCCTGTACTGGAAACAGATCCGGCCGGTAATAACAAGCGGTGATGAGGTCGAACCAGATTCCAGCGACACTTCCATAGTTGGTTAACAGCTCGGTCAGCTGCTTGTGCATGAAATCCACATACTTTCTCACATCGGCATCGGTCCTGCCCAGATAAGCGGGCTCCGGCTCATCGTAATTCGGGCGGGCGCAATACACACCGCTGTCGTTATTAGGAGCATAAGGATGACGCCAATCGATTCCGTAGCTGTAATAAAGGAATAACCCCAATCCTCTTTTCTCGCAGGCGGCAGCCAGCTCGGCCACCAAATCCCGTTTAGCCGGGGAATGGACACTGTGAAAATCGGTCTCCTGCGACTCGAACAAGCAGAAGCTGTCATGATGCCTCGTCGTCAAATTGATGTATTTCATACCGGCTTCCACAGCCAGATCGGCGATAGCCTCCGCATCGAATTGGTCCGCCGTAAATTCATCCTTGAGCTTTTCATAACCCGCTACATGAATTTTCTCGTGGTACATCACCCATTCGCCGCGGGCCGGGATGCTGTATAGCCCATAATGAATAAAGAGTCCAAATTTAGCATCTTGAAACCATTGAAGCGACGCTGCTCTCGGATCGGTGCGGTATAATTCTTCATAGCCTTTCAAATGTGCTGGAACCGTGACTATACTTGTCATTCTTGACTCCTCCTATTGGGCAGACACCGGAGTTCGACAACCCGGGCATGATCCAGTCCGTTGGTGGACAACACTTCGAGCCGCAAACGGTTTACTCCCTCCAGTCTGACAGGCAGATCTACCATACGTTGATAATTGTCCTTGATATGGGCCGCCTGCTCCCATTCTCCATTCCTCTCCACCATTACTTTAAATTCCTTCAGCGTTTCCGGCTGGGGTCCCCAGGCCATATGTTTGAAAAAGCTGGCTTGATGGCTTTGGGTCAAAAAGCGGTGAAGTCCCGTGTCCAGAACAATGGTGAGATGAGAGATGGAGACAGGCTTTTCCCATAAGCACTCGAGCCACGGAGCGCGGTCGGAAGGGTCCGACATCCAGCGGTGGGTACCCGGCTCCGCGAGATCCGGCCGAATGCCCCGCGGGCCATGGTCCGCCCGGGAATAACCGTCCGCCACCTGAACCGCTTTTCCGTTTTCCTGTTCGGAGGAAGCCCGGATGTCCGCTTCGGCGGCAAGGTTCCGGTCAAGCAGCTTCTTCCCAGGCAGGTAAGCCCCCTGGCGAAGCAGGCTCTGCTGAGTCATGATCAGGATGTCGGGATCGCTCCAGGTTTGTTCGAACGGTTTCCCGCTCGCCAGCGCCAACGCGGCAAACGTGCCTGCCCCCTGTCCCATAACGGAGCAGGTTGCCATAACCCGCGTGCTCGAAAAAGCAATATGGGTAGCGGAAAGATTGCGTCCCACAAACATCAGATTCCGGATATTGCGGGAGATCATGCTTCGCAAAGGAATACTGTACATGTAGGGGGTAAGCGGCTGATGGCAAGGATCACGGTCCTTAGCCGCTATGCCTTCGGGCGGGTGGGTATCCATCGACCAACCGCCGTAAGCAACCGTATCGTGGAAGTCGACCGCTTGTTCGATGTCGTTCTGAGTCAGCATATGATGGCCGAGGAAACGGCGCGATTCCCGCTTGCCGGGCAGGAAGCCGAACCAATCCAGCGCCCAGTTCTCGGATTCGGGGTGATTCCCACTGTTCTTGATATGGTCCCAGACTCCCAGCATAATGGCCAGAAGTTCATCGCGGATCCGCTCATTATCCTTGATCGTATCCAGTGTCCCTCCAAATTCAACCCACCAGTACCCGTATTCCCACGCGTCATGCGGCCGATATTTCAGGTCTTCTTCGTCGAATCGTTTGGCCCATGGCGTCGCTTGAAAGGGCATGGGCCTGCCCATATCCCGGGTGGTAAATAACAGCGAGGAACCGAGACGGTACGAATCCCGCTCGGCGTTCGCTCCCGCTTCCTTGTATTCGTCCTCCGCTTCTCTACCGGTCGTGTACAAGGCGCCCGCCTCATAGCCCAACCGGCCATCCCCCGTACAATCGATAAACAAGTCCGCTTCTATCTCGAATTCGTCCTCCGTGCTTTCCCGGACAGCAAGAACGGACTGAATCTGATCTTCTTTCCTTATTACGCCTGTCACGGACGTATTCAGCATCAGGGTTAAATTAGGCTCAGCCCGGCACTTTTCGTACAGGATTAAATCCAGCATGCTAGTGGAGGCCTGAGGGTTTCGAACCGCGCACTCCAGCATAATTTCTTCCAAAATTCCGGTTTCGCGTCCTTCGGTTTCCAGGGCCCTGCCTCGTATACAGGCACCGAGAATATGCATGCGGATTTCGGAGGAAGCATTTCCGCCGAGCACAGGTCGATTATGACATAGAATGACTTTGGAGCCGCACCGGGCCGCTGCAAGGGCCGCGGTTATGCCGGACATGCCTCCCCCCGCTATAAGGATCTGCGTACTTGCCTTGTGACGTTTCGAAAGATTCGTAAACATATCATTTCCTCCCAGCTGCTAGTTCCGGCTACCGTAAATGTAACACCCGATCCCAATTGGAAACATGCAGAAAAGCAAACAAAATATATACATAATTTCAGTGGTCGAATAGGAAGAAACGACTGACCAACTTTCCTCCTTAAGCAGGAAAAAGACTGTGGTAACATGACCGGCAGTCTTCCCCGTTCCTTCTGCTTTGTGGATCTACTTCAAATAATCTAATTTACCCTCACCAGCTTAACGGCATCGGCCCGGGCATTCTTATATTGGGTATTCAAGGAATTCCTAATATAGCCGCCGGTTCCCGAGTCGAAGGCATATAGTCCCAGATCCATCCATCCGGACGTACCCGTCGAGTAATCTACATAAACCGTTTGAGTTCCACCCTGGTGGACAATGTCGATTTTGGCATTGGGATCACCGGTTGAACTCACAATTTTGTAAAGGTATACTCTATAATTTCCTTGGATGGGGAGATTAGGCACCCATTTGGCCGTATGGGAACCAAGGTTATCGGAATAACGGGTTCCGGATCCGTTATACCCTGTCAAACTGCTGTTGTACCAAGTCCCCGTTTCGGAGTATCCCGCTTCCCCGTTGTCTACTATAACTTCTACCGGCACGAACTTTACGGCATCCGCCCTTGCGTAGGTTCCAGCCGTGTTCAATGTATTTTTGACATACCCGCCCGTTCCAGACAAGAAGGAGTACGTGCCCAGATGGATCCATCCCGAGCTTCCGCTTGTGTAGTTAACATATTGAGTATCCGTACCTCCGTTATAAATGACATCTATTTTGGCATTCGGATCGCTGTTGGGGCTCACGATTTTGTACAAATAGACGTCATAATTCCCGGAAGACGGCAGGCTCGGAGTCCATTTGACGGAAGGGCCCAAAGAACTTCCGGCATATCTAGTCCCTGAGTTGTTATATCCCGTCAGGCTGCTTGGGTTCCACACACCGGATTCCACATAGCCGACATCTCCATTGTCGACGAGAATTTGGCTTGACGGCGGCACGGTGTCCTCCAAAATGACGTCGTCAACCTGCAGCCATTGACCTGCCGACGCATTGGAAGTAAAAGAAATATCCGCCCGATTACCGGTCACGACAATATTATCGATCGATACCTTAGTCCAGGTGCTGGATGCTGGAATAACGGCACTCCGGGTGGAGCCGTCATTCTGGATCTTCATGGCCGCCACCGCTTGGCCCCCGGAACTCTTAACCCATGCCGTTAAACGGTAAGTGCTGTTGGGAATATAATCCAACCTCTGCTTGGTTGTAACGTTATAGGCATTAGAAGGGTTCTCATGCTTCAAATAAGAGCTTCCTTCATAGGCATCCGTTGCGGTTATAATTTTGCTTTCGTCTGTATCCGGCTGTCCCGGAATCCCGTTTACTTCCGTCCAATTATTAACAATCTGGTAGCTCCCGCCAATGGTTTCAAACCCGTTGTTTCCGATTAGGTTCGTCCCTGGGTAGCGTTTGGTATAGTACCGGAAGTAATCAACCTTCATACTGGCGGTCGGATCAGGAACTCCCGATCCCCAGTTGTTATTCGCCAAGCCGCTCAGCCATACTTCCTGCGGTGCGTAACGAGTATCGGTATATGTGACCCGATGCCTCTCTACCCCATCAATGTAGTAGATGATCACGCCGGGCTGCCAGTCAAAGGCTACCGTGATCCAATTGTTTAGATTCATGTAAGTGGAGGAATAGCTTTTGTTTGCCCCCGTGGGAGTGCTGAAGGATGGTTTATGCCAATGAAAATTGGCCGCTCCGTAATTGTAACTCGAATCCAATTCGATCGCGTCGATTTCCAGCATACTGTTGCTCCAGGGAACCTGTTCGTTGGTAGCATCCGTGTTGTAGGTGTACTGGTTGGAATAGGAAGTATAATAACCCAACCCGGTTGTCCAGAAGGATTGGTGAAATCCCTGGCTGTTATTATAGAATTTTATTTTCGCTTCATAATAGCCATATCCGAAGGTTCGTTTCGACATAACCCCGCCGCCGACAAGGTCATCCACCCCGTCGTTGTTGACATCCCACTTGCTGTAACCGATCCGCAGGTAACCGGTATTGTCTGCGGTTTCCACGGATACGTTTTCTTTCTGGCTGTAACCTCCGTACCGGACGGTATCGGAAGCGCGATAATACCAATCATTCGTATTCAGCACCCCGCCATCGAAATTGTCTTC contains:
- the galA gene encoding beta-galactosidase GalA; translation: MRMRVRESFDKDWLFHKGDIPVQTAVKAGMTGGVTDCKKNGQGEWLLIAYADKEKDADEGSIEWQPVTLPHDWVVEGQFVNDPTIGSRPASHGYLPTGIGCYLKSFDIPEEDLGKKITLHFDGVMKKATVWVNGHLLGTNQSGYSSFYYDLTPMLRYGDEGRNVVFVKADAEEYEGWWYEGGGIYRHVWLQRTGRLHIAHHGVNITIPTVTDTEAETVVRTVIHNEEFSKQACELITRLLNPDGVIVAEERRKVDIERYGHLEVEQRLQVSHPKRWSPEKPNLYTALTELRKDGQILDLLETPFGIRTIEFTADIGFLLNGKPYRIKGTCNHQDFAGVGVALPDRLIEYKIKLLKEMGCNAYRSAHHPPTPELLDICDRLGMLVMDENRKLDSSPEGLAQLKNLVCRDRNHPSVILWGLENEEILEGTPTGARILRELAETVRRLDPSRPVLAAMNHGWTDGEYSEQVDIVGYNYGQRVIGYRGTDRPGQYLTDKERYPERLMICSESTSSTTTRGIYEDDPIRGYCSSYETSMPVWACSHEKSWQDLLAYPFLTGIFVWTGFDYRGEPTPHAWPCVTSHFGIMDLCGFPKDAYYYYKSVWTDEPTIHLMPHWNWPGKDGQMIPVRICTNAEQVELILNGRSLGVREAATASYLDWDVPYEKGSLYAAAYSNGRRIAETAIVTSGPPNRIELVPDRDSMNADGVDVLVLRASVVDAQGCIVPTADHEIEFHVAGAGKLIGVGNGNPSSHESDKGTIRRAFNGRCLAIVQSTGEEGVVAVTASATGLLKGSCKWSAVTIIRR
- a CDS encoding alpha-L-fucosidase, which encodes MTSIVTVPAHLKGYEELYRTDPRAASLQWFQDAKFGLFIHYGLYSIPARGEWVMYHEKIHVAGYEKLKDEFTADQFDAEAIADLAVEAGMKYINLTTRHHDSFCLFESQETDFHSVHSPAKRDLVAELAAACEKRGLGLFLYYSYGIDWRHPYAPNNDSGVYCARPNYDEPEPAYLGRTDADVRKYVDFMHKQLTELLTNYGSVAGIWFDLITACYYRPDLFPVQDTYDLIRGLQPHCLISFKQGVNGDEDYMSQEIHFVPLKDRLIQGGASEEAVRMSEEVWQKHITKWNEVCTILQNKGWGYMEGAGHKSADEVMDLLARTLGKRCNLLLNIAPVGNGALQPVEVEILREVGRRIAGNGWPEPVTEEAPASQVDTGAGAE
- a CDS encoding FAD-dependent oxidoreductase — encoded protein: MFTNLSKRHKASTQILIAGGGMSGITAALAAARCGSKVILCHNRPVLGGNASSEIRMHILGACIRGRALETEGRETGILEEIMLECAVRNPQASTSMLDLILYEKCRAEPNLTLMLNTSVTGVIRKEDQIQSVLAVRESTEDEFEIEADLFIDCTGDGRLGYEAGALYTTGREAEDEYKEAGANAERDSYRLGSSLLFTTRDMGRPMPFQATPWAKRFDEEDLKYRPHDAWEYGYWWVEFGGTLDTIKDNERIRDELLAIMLGVWDHIKNSGNHPESENWALDWFGFLPGKRESRRFLGHHMLTQNDIEQAVDFHDTVAYGGWSMDTHPPEGIAAKDRDPCHQPLTPYMYSIPLRSMISRNIRNLMFVGRNLSATHIAFSSTRVMATCSVMGQGAGTFAALALASGKPFEQTWSDPDILIMTQQSLLRQGAYLPGKKLLDRNLAAEADIRASSEQENGKAVQVADGYSRADHGPRGIRPDLAEPGTHRWMSDPSDRAPWLECLWEKPVSISHLTIVLDTGLHRFLTQSHQASFFKHMAWGPQPETLKEFKVMVERNGEWEQAAHIKDNYQRMVDLPVRLEGVNRLRLEVLSTNGLDHARVVELRCLPNRRSQE
- a CDS encoding golvesin C-terminal-like domain-containing protein, which translates into the protein MLNTNDWYYRASDTVRYGGYSQKENVSVETADNTGYLRIGYSKWDVNNDGVDDLVGGGVMSKRTFGYGYYEAKIKFYNNSQGFHQSFWTTGLGYYTSYSNQYTYNTDATNEQVPWSNSMLEIDAIELDSSYNYGAANFHWHKPSFSTPTGANKSYSSTYMNLNNWITVAFDWQPGVIIYYIDGVERHRVTYTDTRYAPQEVWLSGLANNNWGSGVPDPTASMKVDYFRYYTKRYPGTNLIGNNGFETIGGSYQIVNNWTEVNGIPGQPDTDESKIITATDAYEGSSYLKHENPSNAYNVTTKQRLDYIPNSTYRLTAWVKSSGGQAVAAMKIQNDGSTRSAVIPASSTWTKVSIDNIVVTGNRADISFTSNASAGQWLQVDDVILEDTVPPSSQILVDNGDVGYVESGVWNPSSLTGYNNSGTRYAGSSLGPSVKWTPSLPSSGNYDVYLYKIVSPNSDPNAKIDVIYNGGTDTQYVNYTSGSSGWIHLGTYSFLSGTGGYVKNTLNTAGTYARADAVKFVPVEVIVDNGEAGYSETGTWYNSSLTGYNGSGTRYSDNLGSHTAKWVPNLPIQGNYRVYLYKIVSSTGDPNAKIDIVHQGGTQTVYVDYSTGTSGWMDLGLYAFDSGTGGYIRNSLNTQYKNARADAVKLVRVN